In Oryza sativa Japonica Group chromosome 3, ASM3414082v1, one DNA window encodes the following:
- the LOC4333107 gene encoding hexosyltransferase GAUT11, with amino-acid sequence MPPVRSAPGRRAPEFRRSSRRRLPEWIWWLVGIFLVLGLMLFVLHHNQREHFRPPVVDKGSEFEETHHEKVNFTEELLSSTSFARQLTDQMTLAKAYVVLAKEHGNLQLAWELSSQIRNCQRLLSEEAVSGKAITKEEAHPIITRLARLIYKAQDSHYDISTTIVTLKSLVNALEERAKAAVVQTAEFGQLAAESVPKNLHCLTVKLTVEWLQNPKHRGRSEEHRNSTRLVDNNLYHFAIFSDNVLATSVVVNSTVSNANHPQQLVFHVVTDRVHFGAMSTWFLINDFKGCTVEVRCIDEFTWLNAAASPLVRQLSEMETQGFYYGDSKNLEREIKFHNPKFVSLLNHLRFYIPQILPNLEKVVFLDDDVVVQKDLTQLFSIELHGNVIGAVETCLESFHRYHKYLNFSHPIISSKIDPHTCGWAFGMNIFDLIAWRKANATALYHYWQEQNADLLLWRTGTLPAGLLTFYGLMEPLDRRWHVLGLGYDVDIDDRLIESAAVVHYNGNMKPWLKLAIRRYKYIWERYVNFTHPYVRECLLH; translated from the exons ATGCCCCCCGTCAGGTCCGCCCCCGGGAGGCGGGCGCCGGAATTCCGGcgctcgtcgcggcggcggctgccggagTGGATCTGGTGGCTCGTCGGGATCTTCCTCGTCCTCGGCCTCATGCTCTTCGTCCTGCACCACAACCAGAGGGAGCATTTCCGCCCGCCCGTAGTC GATAAGGGTTCAGAATTTGAGGAAACCCATCATGAGAAAGTAAATTTCACAGAAGAGCTTTTAAGCAGTACATCATTTGCACGCCAATTGACAGATCAAATGACTCTAGCAAAGGCTTATGTTGTCCTTGCAAAAGAGCATGGCAACCTTCAGCTTGCATGGGAGCTTAGTTCACAGATAAGGAATTGTCAAAGATTGCTATCTGAAGAAGCTGTTAGTGGGAAGGCCATCACTAAAGAAGAAGCCCATCCAATAATAACTCGGCTTGCACGGTTAATATACAAAGCACAGGACTCTCATTATGATATCAGCACAACAATTGTAACACTGAAGAGCCTTGTCAATGCACTTGAGGAGCGTGCAAAGGCAGCAGTTGTTCAGACTGCTGAGTTTGGTCAGTTAGCTGCAGAGTCCGTCCCCAAGAATTTGCACTGTTTAACTGTTAAACTGACGGTAGAGTGGCTTCAGAACCCAAAACATAGGGGTCGCTCAGAAGAACATCGGAACTCCACACGATTGGTAGACAATAATCTGTACCATTTTGCCATATTCTCTGATAATGTTCTTGCCACATCAGTTGTTGTCAATTCTACAGTCTCAAATGCAAACCACCCTCAACAGCTTGTATTTCATGTGGTCACAGACAGGGTCCACTTTGGGGCTATGTCAACTTGGTTCCTCATAAATGACTTCAAAGGGTGCACTGTTGAAGTCCGCTGCATAGATGAGTTCACATGGTTGAATGCTGCTGCTTCTCCTCTGGTTAGGCAGCTATCTGAGATGGAAACTCAGGGTTTCTACTATGGTGATTCTAAAAATCTTGAAAGAGAAATAAAGTTCCATAATCCCAAGTTTGTTTCTCTGTTGAACCATTTGCGGTTCTACATTCCTCAAATACTACCTAATTTGGAGAAGGTGGTTTTTCTCGATGATGATGTTGTGGTACAGAAGGACTTGACACAGCTATTTTCGATAGAGTTGCACGGTAATGTTATTGGAGCAGTGGAGACTTGTTTAGAGTCATTTCATCGGTATCACAAGTATCTTAATTTCTCCCACCCAATTATCAGCTCCAAAATTGATCCGCATACTTGTGGGTGGGCTTTTGGGATGAACATCTTTGACTTAATAGCCTGGAGGAAGGCAAATGCCACAGCACTTTATCATTATTGGCAAGAGCAAAATGCTGATCTATTGCTCTGGAGGACAGGGACACTTCCTGCAGGCCTTTTGACGTTCTATGGCCTGATGGAACCCCTAGATCGCAGATGGCATGTCTTGGGGCTAGGATATGATGTTGACATAGATGATCGTTTGATTGAGAGTGCCGCTGTCGTGCACTACAATGGGAATATGAAACCATGGCTGAAGTTAGCCATTCGTCGGTACAAGTATATATGGGAGCGGTATGTCAATTTCACACACCCATATGTTAGAGAGTGTTTGTTGCATTAG